TCAACCAGGGACGCCACGCCGAAGAATCATAGGTGATACGCAAGGAAAACAAACACGATCAGGAAGGCAGAAATGACGGCGATCTCTCAATTCGGTAATTGTGCACCACCAGAATATCTTTTTGCTACAGTTGTCGAACAGGAACTAATGGCGCGGTCTACATATCGTATTCGGCTTGATTGTCCCCAGATCGCTAAGACAATTCTACCGGGACAGTTTTTTATGGTGCGGGAGCCAGGAGTCAATGACCCCTTATTAGGGCGTCCGTTTGCGCTTTATGACACTTATTTAAACGAAATAGGACAACCAGTCGGTGTGGACTTTGGATATGTAGTTGTAGGTAAATTGACGACACGGATGACTCATTGGCAACCAGGAGATCAAGTCGAAGTTTGGGGACCTCTTGGGAACGGTTTTCCCCAGCCAGGAGTTGGCGGATTGACGATGGTGGCAGGTGGCATTGGACAAACTCCTTTTCTGGCTACTGCAAGAGAGGCACTTGCTCAAAGAGAATATGGACAGAGACAGCGTACTCTTGATGAGTTTCCAGAAAGGGTTAGTTTGCTTTACGGTGCACGTTCAAAAGATTACCTTGCCGGCCTGGATGATTTTAAATTGGACGGGCTCAATGTCGAAGTTGCTACCGACGATGGTTCATTTGGACATCATGGTTATGTAACAGAACTGTTACAGCAACAGATAAATGGGCCAAATCCGCCCGCCAAAATTTTTTGTTGTGGTCCAGAACCGATGATGGAAGCCGTAAGCCAGATTGCAATGGAGTCACAAATTTCTTGTTGGCTTTCACTGGAAACACCGATGGCCTGTGGTTTTGGGGCTTGTTTCAGTTGTGTTGCGAAAGTACGGATCAGCGAGAATGAATGGGACTACCGTCGAACTTGTGTAGAAGGTCCTGTTTTTAAGGCAGAAGACCTTATTTTTTAGAGATCACGGTCATTTTAAATATTGTGTAAAGCTAGTATCCATAACAGCTTTGTATTGACAATTTTGATTGAGAAACTCTATATTCTTGGCGAAATGCAGGTCTGGATATGAGCGTAAAACATCATAAAGTCAATCAGAGTGGACTCTCTTCTTCTGAAGGAGATGTAGAAAACCAGTCTAGAATACAGCAGTCTGCAAATTTTGATACGTCTGAAAAAGGTTTGCAAGAAACTCAACGATCGTCTCAGCAACCATTCATACCCTCTCAACTAAAATTGCTATTCGTCAGCGACAAGAGACCAATTTGGGTCGGATTAGCTTTAGGGCTTGATGAAATCGGATGTGTAGAGCCTCGCTTTGATTGGGTATCGACCTCGGAAGAGGCACTCTTACTCCTGCGAAATGATAGTTATGACTGTTTGCTGATTGGAGCATTGTATGAAAGCAAAACAAGACAACTAGAACTTTTAAAAGCCATTCGAGGTAGTAGCTGCCACGATCCTGTAGTATTAGTTCTCTCAGAGCCTGATGATCACGTTGCTTTGGCTGCTTTTGAATATCAGGCCGAAGTCTTGGTCTCAGCAGCGATGTGGGAGTCTCCGGTATTGCTGGGCTCAATAAAACGTTCGATAATGATAGAGCAACTTCGTGAAGACAAACATCGTCTGATGGTGGAAAATCATCGCAGATTAGTTCGAGAGCGTGATGAAGCAGAGCAACTCCTGAAACAGCAACGGTTAATGGTTGAAGAGTTGCAAACACTTACCTTTCCCAATGAAGTTGACACAACTGAGACAGATTTGTTTTTAGAAAAAAGCCGGAATCATTATGATTCCAGACAGGTTTCCGAGAGCTTCCAGATTCCTCGTGAAGTACAAGACTATTATCAGGAATTATTAAGAACTTATGTCATCATGGGTTCGGGAAGTTTGAAAGACGAGATTTTGCAAATTTCCGATTTGTTATCTAATGCTAATTTAACACCCCGTAAAGTGCTTGAGTTCCACCTCGAATGTGTGGAATTGATTATAAAAGGACTTGGTAATAGAAGTTCGAGACACGTGATGGCTCGTGCCGATCTACTTGCACTTGAGATGATGGTTCACTTGGGGGAGTGTTATCAGAAAAAGTCTGTTTAAAAATTATAAACTTCTGATCTGTAACGGTTTACAGGATTGACGGCTTATTTATTTGGAGTCAGTAAAAGGTACTGTAATTCACACATCTTTCAACGTATAATGATTCAAAAAGTAGTTCTTCTTATCATAAATATAGTAGAGGCTATGATCTCAAGTTTATACTATCAGCGCTTGTACCAAACTGATTGAGTCTTTCCGATTATCTAATGATGAGATTTGCTCTTAAAACTCGATTCGATTTTTGCACATAAATATTAAATATGCGCGGGAACTTTGAGGATGAACTCAAAACAAGAAGCTTTTTCATCAGTGGACCACCAAAATACGATAGTTCCTGCAATTCCGATGGAATTTCACTCTCAGGAACGCAATAAAGAAGCAGGCAAGTTTTGTCCTCATGCCGGAGTGGTTTCTCGTGCCTCACCTCAGGCATGTTTCAAGAGCAGGGACGAGTGCTTTTGCTGAACCGTCTGCGAATGGCTTCTCTTCTCCTCGCACTCGCAACGGCAGCGTTTTTAATTCGAGGAATCGTACTCGAAGAATATCTCGAAGCACATGGGCAAGAGATGCT
The Gimesia aquarii DNA segment above includes these coding regions:
- a CDS encoding dihydroorotate dehydrogenase electron transfer subunit; this encodes MTAISQFGNCAPPEYLFATVVEQELMARSTYRIRLDCPQIAKTILPGQFFMVREPGVNDPLLGRPFALYDTYLNEIGQPVGVDFGYVVVGKLTTRMTHWQPGDQVEVWGPLGNGFPQPGVGGLTMVAGGIGQTPFLATAREALAQREYGQRQRTLDEFPERVSLLYGARSKDYLAGLDDFKLDGLNVEVATDDGSFGHHGYVTELLQQQINGPNPPAKIFCCGPEPMMEAVSQIAMESQISCWLSLETPMACGFGACFSCVAKVRISENEWDYRRTCVEGPVFKAEDLIF